From a single Capsicum annuum cultivar UCD-10X-F1 chromosome 12, UCD10Xv1.1, whole genome shotgun sequence genomic region:
- the LOC107851869 gene encoding probable 2-oxoglutarate-dependent dioxygenase AOP1 yields MGVKVPIIDFRKSSEWEKGSEKWVLVRDEVYKSLEEFGCFEALLDEDIPKEKLYDKLKEVYNFNLEKKFGHSVSPDVKIGYTKYGPGTPLQERLMIDHVLKEGVIENFSKILWPDGETEFSDVMITYSKKVTEFNDIVRRMVFDKLGLKEYYLDEHKKSGDPFVVLIKYRVPEDGEKNIGVPPHTDKVISIVLSQHDMNINGLQIMEKNGQWIDVQYSKPYSYIFLVGDYLKAFTNGRLRCPLHQVIIGNEERYTVGLPIFPKEGHIIKVPEELVDEDHPLLYKPFDGSKYLPFYLSELKRGVVATLESYCGVSADTPNLC; encoded by the exons ATGGGTGTGAAGGTTCCAATTATAGATTTTAGAAAGTCATCAGAGTGGgaaaaaggaagtgaaaaatgGGTTTTAGTGAGAGATGAAGTTTACAAATCTTTAGAAGAATTTGGTTGCTTTGAGGCTTTACTTGATGAAGATATTCCAAAAGAAAAACTATATGATAAGTTAAAAGAAGTTTATAACTtcaatttggagaaaaaatttgGTCACTCAGTGTCACCAGATGTGAAAATAGGGTACACCAAGTATGGTCCTGGAACACCACTTCAAGAAAGACTTATGATTGACCATGTACTCAAAGAAGGTGTTATTGAGAATTTTTCCAAAATACTTTGGCCTGATGGAGAGACTGAATTCAG TGATGTGATGATTACTTACTCCAAGAAAGTAACAGAATTTAATGATATAGTAAGAAGAATGGTGTTTGATAAATTGGGATTAAAGGAATATTACTTGGATGAACACAAAAAATCAGGTGATCCATTTGTTGTGTTGATCAAGTATAGAGTGCCTGAAGATGGTGAAAAAAATATTGGAGTACCTCCTCATACTGATAAAGTTATTTCAATAGTTTTAAGTCAACATGATATGAATATAAATGGGTTGcaaattatggaaaaaaatgGACAATGGATTGATGTTCAATATTCAAAACCTTATTCATACATATTCCTTGTTGGTGACTATTTGAAA GCATTTACGAATGGTAGACTGCGTTGTCCTCTTCATCAAGTGATTATAGGAAATGAAGAGAGGTATACTGTAGGTTTGCCAATATTTCCAAAAGAAGGGCATATCATAAAAGTCCCAGAAGAACTTGTTGATGAAGATCATCCTTTGCTTTATAAACCCTTTGATGGTTCCAAATATCTTCCATTTTATCTGTCAGAGCTTAAACGCGGCGTTGTTGCTACTCTCGAGAGCTACTGTGGTGTCTCAGCCGACACTCCAAACTTGTGTTGA